A genomic stretch from Enterobacter oligotrophicus includes:
- a CDS encoding GNAT family N-acetyltransferase has protein sequence MSAVEALSETEVEVRDALPDDVHAISAIYAWHVLHGRASFEEVPPTVDEMRERLKNVTGSGLPWLVALYRGIVVGYCYATPYRPRHAYRYTLEESIYVDASTTGRGFGTALMDALIARCEQGPWRQMIAVVGDGNNNAGSLRLHKKHGFEVVGQLRSVGYKKGDWRDTLIMQRPLNDGDWTLPE, from the coding sequence ATGTCGGCAGTAGAGGCGTTATCCGAAACCGAAGTGGAAGTGCGCGATGCCCTTCCTGACGATGTGCATGCCATCTCGGCCATCTATGCCTGGCATGTGCTCCATGGTCGCGCATCGTTTGAAGAAGTTCCCCCCACCGTCGACGAAATGCGTGAGCGTTTGAAAAACGTGACCGGAAGCGGTTTACCGTGGCTGGTTGCGCTGTATCGCGGCATCGTCGTAGGCTATTGCTATGCCACGCCCTATCGCCCGCGTCATGCCTACCGCTATACGCTTGAGGAGTCCATTTATGTGGATGCCAGCACTACCGGACGCGGTTTTGGTACGGCGCTGATGGATGCCCTGATTGCACGGTGTGAGCAAGGTCCCTGGCGGCAGATGATTGCTGTGGTCGGTGACGGAAACAATAATGCGGGATCGTTACGACTGCATAAAAAGCATGGCTTCGAGGTTGTCGGTCAGTTGCGCAGCGTAGGCTATAAGAAGGGGGACTGGCGGGATACGTTGATCATGCAGCGTCCACTCAACGATGGTGACTGGACGCTGCCGGAGTAG
- the dld gene encoding D-lactate dehydrogenase, which produces MSSVRTDDNNAFINELSRLVGHSHLLTDPAKTARYRKGFRSGQGDALAVVFPGTLLELWRVLSACVVADKIILMQAANTGLTEGSTPNGNDYDRDIVIISTLRLDKLHLLDKGEQVLAFPGTTLYSLEKALKPLGREPHSVIGSSCIGASVIGGICNNSGGSLVQRGPAYTEMSLYARIDENGKLTLVNHLGIDLGVTPEQILSKLDDDRVKDEDVQHDGRHAHDHDYVTRVRDIEADTPARYNADPDRLFESSGCAGKLAVFAVRLDTFPAEKKQQVFYIGTNQPEVLTEIRRHILGEFTHLPVAGEYMHRDIYDIAERYGKDTFLMIDKLGTDKMPFFFTMKGRTDAMLDKVSLFKPHFTDRFMQKLGNVFPAHLPERMKTWRDKYEHHLLLKMAGDGIAEAQTWLTEFFKTADGDFFACTPEEGSKAFLHRFAAAGAAIRYQAVHSEEVEDILALDIALRRNDTEWFEHLPPEIDSKLVHKLYYGHFMCYVFHQDYIVKKGVDAHELKEQMLALLRERGAQYPAEHNVGHLYKAPETLKRFYRENDPTNSMNPGIGKTTRKKYWKESAETEQHNTQASD; this is translated from the coding sequence ATGTCTTCTGTTCGAACTGACGATAACAACGCATTTATTAACGAACTGTCGCGCCTGGTTGGTCACTCTCACCTGCTTACCGACCCGGCCAAAACCGCCCGTTACCGCAAGGGCTTTCGTTCCGGCCAGGGCGACGCGCTGGCGGTGGTATTCCCCGGCACGCTGCTGGAGCTGTGGCGCGTACTGAGCGCCTGCGTCGTCGCCGATAAAATTATCTTAATGCAGGCCGCCAATACCGGCCTGACCGAAGGTTCAACGCCAAACGGCAATGATTACGATCGCGACATTGTCATCATCAGCACCCTGCGCCTCGACAAACTGCACCTGCTGGACAAAGGTGAACAGGTGCTCGCCTTCCCCGGCACCACGCTTTATTCGCTGGAAAAAGCGCTTAAGCCGCTGGGGCGTGAACCGCATTCTGTGATCGGCTCCTCCTGCATTGGTGCGTCGGTGATTGGCGGGATCTGCAATAACTCCGGGGGCTCGCTGGTGCAGCGTGGCCCCGCTTACACCGAGATGTCGCTCTACGCCCGTATCGATGAAAACGGCAAGCTGACGCTGGTGAACCATCTGGGTATCGATCTGGGCGTCACGCCAGAACAGATCCTCAGCAAACTCGACGATGACCGCGTGAAGGACGAAGACGTTCAGCATGATGGCCGCCACGCGCATGACCACGACTACGTGACCCGCGTGCGCGATATCGAGGCGGACACGCCTGCGCGTTATAACGCTGACCCGGACCGCCTGTTTGAATCCTCCGGTTGTGCGGGCAAACTTGCGGTCTTTGCCGTGCGCCTCGATACCTTCCCGGCCGAGAAAAAGCAGCAGGTGTTTTATATCGGCACCAACCAGCCTGAGGTACTGACCGAAATTCGACGTCATATTCTGGGCGAATTCACCCATCTGCCGGTGGCAGGCGAGTATATGCACCGGGACATTTACGACATCGCCGAACGCTACGGGAAAGACACCTTCCTGATGATCGACAAGCTCGGCACCGACAAAATGCCGTTCTTCTTCACCATGAAGGGGCGCACCGACGCCATGCTGGATAAGGTGTCGCTGTTTAAGCCACACTTTACTGACCGCTTCATGCAGAAACTGGGCAATGTCTTCCCGGCACATTTACCGGAGCGAATGAAGACCTGGCGCGACAAGTATGAACACCATCTGCTGCTGAAAATGGCCGGGGACGGGATTGCCGAAGCGCAAACCTGGCTGACCGAATTCTTCAAAACCGCCGACGGGGATTTCTTTGCCTGTACGCCTGAAGAAGGGAGCAAAGCCTTCCTGCACCGTTTCGCGGCTGCGGGTGCGGCCATTCGGTATCAGGCCGTTCATTCCGAAGAGGTGGAAGACATTCTGGCGCTGGATATCGCTCTGCGTCGAAACGATACCGAATGGTTTGAACACCTGCCGCCGGAGATCGACAGCAAGCTGGTGCACAAGCTCTATTACGGCCATTTTATGTGCTACGTTTTCCACCAGGATTACATCGTCAAAAAAGGCGTCGACGCGCATGAGTTGAAAGAGCAAATGCTCGCCCTGCTGCGCGAGCGCGGCGCACAATATCCTGCGGAACATAACGTCGGTCATCTGTATAAAGCGCCAGAGACACTTAAGCGGTTTTATCGCGAAAATGACCCTACAAACAGTATGAATCCCGGCATTGGTAAAACAACGCGGAAGAAATACTGGAAAGAGAGTGCCGAAACCGAGCAGCACAATACGCAAGCCTCTGATTGA